DNA from Paratractidigestivibacter faecalis:
TCGGCCATGCCCTCGCGCACCACGGGCACGCGGGAGAGGGTGCGCAGGCCGAGCGGGGTCATGACGCTGTCCTCGCCGCGCTCGTCGGTGAAGCCCAGAATCTTGGCCACGGACTTGGCGGAGCGGATCTTGGTGTTGTCGGTCTCGTGCAGGCGACGGCGGATGGCCAGGGCGTTCTCCTCCGAGGAGTCCGCCGCGTAGTCCCTGATCATGAGGGTGTAGGCCTCATCCATGCCGCCGAGGAACTCCTCGCGCTGCATGAGGGTGATCTTGCCCTCGCTGCCCAGCTGGATGATGCAGTCGTTGAGCTCCTCACCGGCGGTCATGAGCACCTCGAAGAGGTACAGGATGCTCGTGACGTCGCCGAGCGTGACGAAGTTGTCCAGCTCGAGGCTGGTGAGGCGCAAGAGGCTGCGGTCCAGCTGCTGGCGGGTGTTCTGCATGGCCACCACGATCTGGTTGACCGAGGCCATGATGTCGCTCACGGGCTTGAGCTCGAAGCCCTTGCCGTCCACGTAGACGTTGACAACGGCGCGGCGCTCGGAGACCGAGATGACGGTGGCGTGCGTGAGCAGGCTCATGCGCGCGGCCGTACGGTGGCGGGTGCCCGTCTCGGACGTGGGCAGCGACGGGTTGGGGTTGAGGTGGTAGTTGGCGCGCAGGATCTTGGTGAGGTCCTTGTCCACCACGATGGCGCCGTCCATCTTGCAGAGCTCGAAGAGGCGGTTGGCCGTGAAGGAGACGTCGAGCTTGAAGCCGTCGTCTCCGGCGGCGAGCACGTTGTCGGTGTCTCCGACGCAGATGAGCGCCCCCATGTGGCCGGCGATGATCATGTCCAGGGCGTGGCGCAGGGCCGTGCCGGGCGCCGTCTTCTTGATGGCGTCCTCCAGGCGGGTGTCGCGGTCCGCGCCGATGGCCTCAAACTGTCCGGTGTCCATGCGGCATACCTCCGTATAGGAGCCGGCCCCGCGTGGGGGCCGGCAGTGGTCTTTCTAGAGTATAAGGCGAGAAGCCCGTCCGGCCGTCACTCCCCCGCGGACATCAGGCCGCCGGCGCTGCCCGCCGGGCCCGCGGACGGCGCGTCCAGGCCGCGCGGCATGGCGCTGGGGGTGCCCATGGTCTCGCGGTGGCGCGGCTCCGGGATGAGGCCCCGCGTCTTGGTGAACGTGAGCTTCTCGCCGTCGGAGTCCACCTGGACGATGTCGCCAGCAGACCAGCCGCCCTGCAGCAGCTCCTCGGAGAGCGGGTCCTCGATGAGCGTCTGGATGGCGCGGCGCAGCGGGCGGGCGCCGTAGACCGGGTCCGCGCCCTGCTTGGCCACGAGGTCGCGGGCGGCATCGGTGAGCTCGATGGACATGCCCTGGGCGATGAGGCGGTCGCGCAGGTCGGCCACCATGAGCTCCACGATGCCGCGGAGCTGCTCGCCGGTGAGCGACTTGAAGACCACGATCTCGTCCACGCGGTTCAAGAACTCCGGGCGGAAGAGCTTCTTGAGCTCGGACATCACGCGGCTCTGGATCTCCTTGTCGGAGAGGCCGGCCCCGCCGGCGGCCGAGAAGCCCAGCGTGGAGGTGTGGGCGATCTCGCGGGCGCCGATGTTGGACGTCATGATGATGACCGTGTTGGAGAAGTCAACGTGGCGGCCCTGGCCGTCGGTGAGGCGCCCCTCGTCAAGGATCTGGAGAAGGACGTTGAACACGTCGGGGTGGGCCTTCTCGATCTCGTCGAAGAGGACGACGGAGTACGGGCGCCTGCGGACGGCCTTGGTGAGCTCGCCGCCCTCGTCGTAGCCCACATATCCGGGAGGGGCGCCGACGAGCTTGGAGACCGTGTGCTTCTCCATGAACTCGGACATGTCGAAGGAGATGAGGGCGTCCTGGCTGCCAAAGAGGAACTCGGCCAGGGACTTGGCGAGCTCGGTCTTGCCCACGCCGGAGGGGCCCAGGAAGATGAAGGAACCGCCCGGGCGACGCGGGTCCTTGAGCGGGCTGCGGCTGCGGCGGATGGCCTTGGCGACCTTGGTCACGGCCTCGTCCTGGCCGATGACGCGCTGGTGAAGGACGTCCTCGCAGCGCAGGAGCTTGGAGGCCTCGGCCTCGGTCAGGTTGGAGACGGGCACGCCGGTGATGTCGGAGACCACGTCGGCGATGTCCTTCTCGTCGACGGTGACCACGTTGTCCTCGAGGCTCTTGTGCCATGCGTCCTCGAGCTCCTTGCGGCGGGCGGTGAGGGCCTTCTCCTCGTCGCGCAGGCGGGCGGCCTGCTCGAACTCCTGGGCCGCAGCAGCCGCGGACTTCTCGTCGTGGACGCGCTTGAGGTCGGCGTCGACCTGCGTGAGCTCGGGCGGCAGCGAGGTGCGATGGACGCGCGTGCGGGCGCCGGCCTCGTCGATGACGTCGATGGCCTTGTCGGGCAGGAAGCGGTCCTGCACGTAGCGGGAGGAGAGCGTGACGGCGGCCTTGACGGCCTCGTCGGTGTAGCGCACGTGGTGGTGCTTCTCGTAGCGCTCCTGCAGGCCGCGGATGATGGTCAGCGCGTCCTCGGGCGAGGGCTCGCCGATGTTGACCGGCTGGAAGCGGCGCTCGAAGGCGGAGTCCTTCTCGATGTGCTTGCGGTACTCCTCGGCGGTGGTGGCCCCGATGACCTGAATCTCTCCGCGCGAGAGAGGCGGCTTCAGGATGGAGGCGGCGTCGATGGAGCCCTCGGCGGAGCCCGCGCCAATGACGGTGTGGATCTCGTCGATGAAGAGGATGTCGTCCTCGGAGCCCTCGAGCTCCTGCACGACCTTCTTCATGCGCTCCTCGAACTCTCCGCGGTACTTGGAGCCGGCCACGAGGGAGGCCAAATCAAGGGTCCAGACCTGCTTGCCGCGCAGGATGTCGGGCACGTTGCCGGAGGCTATGAGCTGGGCCAGCCCCTCGACGATGGCGGTCTTGCCCACGCCCGGGTCTCCCAGGATGAGC
Protein-coding regions in this window:
- a CDS encoding ATP-dependent Clp protease ATP-binding subunit, with the translated sequence MFEKFTDKARKVMSLAQDEARNLGQMYVGTEHLLLALIREGEGVAAKALAKLEVTYDETLATVQGLTQSETEPVPGGHIPFTPRAKRVLEDAYRETMTHGQNYIATEHLLLGIVAEGNGRAMDALRAMGVSGDAVRNAVNELTANQPDQQAPQGQPSGPVFMGVGGGQSQPAPSDDASMLEQYGRNLTKVAADGRLDPVIGRDREIERVMQVLARRQKNNPLILGDPGVGKTAIVEGLAQLIASGNVPDILRGKQVWTLDLASLVAGSKYRGEFEERMKKVVQELEGSEDDILFIDEIHTVIGAGSAEGSIDAASILKPPLSRGEIQVIGATTAEEYRKHIEKDSAFERRFQPVNIGEPSPEDALTIIRGLQERYEKHHHVRYTDEAVKAAVTLSSRYVQDRFLPDKAIDVIDEAGARTRVHRTSLPPELTQVDADLKRVHDEKSAAAAAQEFEQAARLRDEEKALTARRKELEDAWHKSLEDNVVTVDEKDIADVVSDITGVPVSNLTEAEASKLLRCEDVLHQRVIGQDEAVTKVAKAIRRSRSPLKDPRRPGGSFIFLGPSGVGKTELAKSLAEFLFGSQDALISFDMSEFMEKHTVSKLVGAPPGYVGYDEGGELTKAVRRRPYSVVLFDEIEKAHPDVFNVLLQILDEGRLTDGQGRHVDFSNTVIIMTSNIGAREIAHTSTLGFSAAGGAGLSDKEIQSRVMSELKKLFRPEFLNRVDEIVVFKSLTGEQLRGIVELMVADLRDRLIAQGMSIELTDAARDLVAKQGADPVYGARPLRRAIQTLIEDPLSEELLQGGWSAGDIVQVDSDGEKLTFTKTRGLIPEPRHRETMGTPSAMPRGLDAPSAGPAGSAGGLMSAGE
- the disA gene encoding DNA integrity scanning diadenylate cyclase DisA, with the protein product MDTGQFEAIGADRDTRLEDAIKKTAPGTALRHALDMIIAGHMGALICVGDTDNVLAAGDDGFKLDVSFTANRLFELCKMDGAIVVDKDLTKILRANYHLNPNPSLPTSETGTRHRTAARMSLLTHATVISVSERRAVVNVYVDGKGFELKPVSDIMASVNQIVVAMQNTRQQLDRSLLRLTSLELDNFVTLGDVTSILYLFEVLMTAGEELNDCIIQLGSEGKITLMQREEFLGGMDEAYTLMIRDYAADSSEENALAIRRRLHETDNTKIRSAKSVAKILGFTDERGEDSVMTPLGLRTLSRVPVVREGMADKIVDQYGSLQEILEAVDDDPSRLGEIGVKNPGVLANSLHRMWGKGE